GTTACTGCGAGACACTGTTCTTCGCTCACCCACCGTTCGGTTGCTTCTAGCCTGAAAATCATCTCTTCTACCACGGTTTTCGCGTACAGCAACCCTACGGTCGTTTCTATAGATCTTTGCCCTTCGCGAGTGTCTATATCCATAACGGTCATCGTTATGTCGATACTGCTTGTAGGGTCTTCCAAACCTGTAGAAGGGTCTCCTGAAGTTATGTCTGTAGGGCCTGTAGTAGGTATACCTGATAGGCCTGTAAAACCTCCTATAGGGAGTGTTCCAAACGGTACAGAAGCCTACAGCAGGGCGGGCAAACCACCTATGGAAAGGTCGGTACACATAGTGCCTGTTATAGATGTTGATAAAACCGGTGTAGTGGCTTATAACGCCAGCATTCCAGTACACGTGCAGACCGCCCAAGCGTCGTACACGGCCGTTACGGTACCATATATCAACGCTTCCGATTTGTGAAACACGGCCAAAGGCATCGTAAAAAATGGGTACATTCTCTACCTGAATGACAGCCCCATAGTCATCATACTGCACAAAGGGGTTGTAGTTATAACCGGAGTTGAAGGTAATACCAACGTTACCAATTCGTGCCCCAACCCCGACATTCACTCGATTGTCTATATAGAAATCAAATTCGCCATCGGGATACACAGAAAAGGTAATTCCGTCCTCAACAAAGATGAACGAATTGCCATATCCGCGCACATAGTTGGGAACCAACCTATCTTCACTGACATTGGCCGCTTGGGCGCCAAAGGCAGCCAAGAACAGCACAGCTAAAAAGGGTACAAACTTTTTCATAATACTTAGATTTAAGGTTCCGAATGCAACTATTTACATCCCACCCATGTAGTACCAAACAGTGTGCCAAAAAAAGATGTTTATATTTAAGTATTTGATAGTCAGTTTGATATATTTTGGCTTTACCCTAAAAAAGGTTGTCTTCGAACAAAAGAGAATTTTGCTACATACGAAAAAAAAATATGCTCCACTCTTTTTGATGGTCTATCGTTTTTGGGGCTGTATGGAAGAGGATAGAAAAAAAAACTACTTATTTTGCTGATTTGGCCCCAAATATCACCTGGCTGGTAATCGAAGATTAATCACCAAAGTATTTTTCCAAGTATTTAGACAGTAACTTTGTATTGCCCAAAAACCTGTCGTTTGAGGCCAAAGCCGAGCGGATAGGCTATCAAGACAGTGACGTATTGAAAATACAAAATCACTGAAGTTGACCCACTTTTGCCTATAAACTATCGAACTCCACAAACTCGTATTGGGGCGTGGCTTCAAACAAATGACGTAACAAGGCTGCGTGCCCGTTGCCGAAAATGACCAGAATACGGTCTTTGGGCCCATCGGTGATTTCCACCAATTTTGCAAATATCCGAAGGTTGCGATTGTACCACCACATCGATAGGTAATCGGCCGCTTGGCCATCAGAGTTTCCAATGTTTCCCGTAAGGTACAGCCCATAATTTGCCCTGTGGTTTTCTCGTGAGTTCATACGTTTAAAATAGTCCAATAGGGGCAGTTTTAACCTAATCTTATCCTCATAATCAAGCCATTTTTTGGAAAGTTCCCAATAAGCATCATCGGCCTCCCCATCAATTTTGTTTGTCAGCTCCTTGACCAAAACAGAATCTTTCTCGTACAGATCTCTTATTAATGAATGGGCATCAAGGGCATAAAGCGTATCAAGGCCCAGGTCTTTGGCGATGCGCATGCCCAGTGTAAAACGCTCGTCACGTTTATCGGTGAATCCACCGTTTTTGTATTGCTCGAACTTTTCCATGGTGTTCCATGTGGGGCGGGCCTCGATGACCACTTTGTTGGGCTTGAACTTTTTGATATAGGCGACCAGTTCTTCAAGTTCAGACTTTTTAGGTTCTTTGAGCACATCTACCTTGTTCTCATCAGAGGTCTTGTGTGCATCAAGCCCTGGATATTCAAAGTGAAAAGTGCCCACCACCAATACTTTGACCCGTTCTTTGGGGTAAAAATCAGAGGGCCCCTTTAGAGTGTCGAATGCAGTTTTTTGATCGGTCGAACTGTTATTTTGGGAAGTTTTGGTAGTGCATCCAGCGATTACGACGGCTAAAATGCACAAGCAGAGAGGAAGTCTAAGGTATTTCATCGTTGGCTATCTAATTTATAGTACAGATGAAAATATAGGCAAACTGTTACAGTTTTCTATCTTTAAACCATGAGCAGTATCTTGAAAAGAGCATTTCTCGGGTTTTTGGCGGGACTTTTGGCCGGCACCTTGGTTCTGGGAATAGGCGGGCGACTCGCCATGCGGGGCATCGCCCTGATGGGCGGCCTCAAAGGCGGCTTTAGTTGGGGCGGTACGATGGAGGTCGTCTTGCTCGGACTCATAATCGGGGCCATTTCAGGGACCATATATGGGGTACTTAGCAACTATCTCTTCAAAAACAAATGGTCGGCCGGTGGCCTTTACGGACTTTTGGCATTTGTGGCCATACTAGTATTGCCCATTGAAGGCAAAGGGGCGGCCAAGGGCTTTCCCGATTTACAGGTGCCCATTTCTCTGATTTTTGGTGGCCTGCACGTCGTTTATGGGGTTGTACTGGCTTTTTTGTTTGGGAGGATGAATAGAACTGAATAGGCTTATGGTCAAAGATTTAGGAAATTCCAAGAGATTCCTCGTCACATTGATAGCTATCAGGACTCTGCCGGAATGACTAAAACAATAACACACCCCTGTCCGCCCACGGCGGACTTCCCCTCTCAAGAGGGGGAGGTTGTCATTTAGAACCGCCAAAGGCGGGGAGAAATCTGACCACCAGTTGAAAAACTGGTAGGAGCTGGGGATTAATCTTAGATTTAGTCACTATTGAAAGAATACTCTTTAGGAATTTTAGTTGTAATAAATGTGCCATAAAAGAGTTGAATAGGCAGTCCTATCATTATAAGCACGATTAGAAATGGAAATAGTGGTACAATGAGATATTTTCGTAGTTTCGTATTAATTCTATTTGTGATTAAACCAATGGAATTGTCAAATAATATATCTAAAACAAGGCTGTCATTATATTCTGCTGATTTTATTTTCGGCAGATGCTTCAAACTACCATCCAGCTCAATATCTTGACCAGATGTCCCAGTATGATAGATTTCCATTTTAAATCCTTCATTTCTGTAGAAATAATCAAAAAAAATGGTCACCATCTCTTTATCTTCAGAAATTTCAAATTTAAAATTGTTAGCCTCATTTTTTAAAAATAAAAATCTAGCATCAAGGATATAAGTGTTATTCAAGGTCCTCAAACTAATTGGATTCTTAGGAGAAACGTCACTATAATTAATAACATCATTACCATGATTCCAAAAAGAAAACATTGTAACAGACAAGTTTTTTACTGGCTTTTTCGAATAATGAATGGTTATTTTATCAATCGCAGAAACCTTGTTTTTGAGTAAGTTGAATGTTTTCATTAAATAAGTAGGAGTCTTCTTCTTTTTACTTTTAAAATAAAAGAATATTGTTAGGACAATACTTATTATGGTAAGGGCGAGAAAAATTAGATTTAGCCATCTATTCTCATTTAAAAAATCCAAGAACCTTTCCATTTTAAAACAATTTATCTCTTAAATATCTTCCAGTAAATGATTCTTTATTCTGCACCACTTTCTCGGGGGTGCCCTCGACCACCAAATGGCCACCGTTTTCACCACCCTCAGGGCCGAGGTCAATGATATAGTCGGCGCATTTGATGAGTTCGATATTGTGCTCGATTACGATGATGGAGTGGCCTTTCTCTAACAGCGCATTGAACGAGGCCAAAAGTTTGTTGATGTCGTGAAAGTGCAGGCCCGTGGTGGGTTCATCGAAGATGAAGAGTGCTTTTTCTTTGGTGTTGCCCTTTACCAAAAAGGAAGCGAGTTTAATGCGCTGTGCCTCACCGCCCGATAGGGTAGAAGACGATTGGCCCAAGGTCACATAGCCCAAGCCAACATCTTGCAGGGGCTTTAACTTGGTCACAATTTTGGGCTGGTTGTACTTTTCAAAATGGGCGATGGCATCATCGATGGTCATTTCGAGCACATCGTTGATGTTCTTGCCCTCGAACTGCACCTCGAGAATATCTTTTTTAAAGCGTTTTCCATTACAGACGTCGCATTCCAGATGCACATCTGCCATGAACTGCATCTCGACGGTGATTTCGCCTTCACCCTTGCATTTGTCGCAACGCCCCCCGTCTACATTGAACGAAAAGTGTTTCGCCTGATAGTTTCTGATCTTGCTCAGTTTCTGTGCCGCGAACAAGGCCCGAATGTCATCGTAGGCCTTGATATAGGTGACGGGGTTGCTACGTGATGACCGACCAATGGGGTTTTGGTCAACAAACTCCACGTTTTTGATGTGGGCGTACTTGCCCTCCAATTTGGTGAACTGCCCGGCCTTTTCACCATAGCCCCCAATTTCCTTCAAAATGGCAGGATACAGTATTTTTTTGACCAAGGTGCTCTTGCCACTGCCCGAGACCCCAGTGACCACCGTCAGCATGTTCAGGGGAAAGGTCACATTGATATTCTTTAAGTTGTTTTCACGTGCCCCGATGACCTGAATATAGTTTTTGGAGTTGCGCCTTTCGGCGGGCACCTCGATTTCCTTACTGCCGTTTAGGTAAGAAGCGGTCAGCGAATTTGACTTCAAAATCTCATCAAGCGGGCCCGTGGCAACGATTTCACCGCCCAAAGTGCCCGCTTCGGGGCCAATGTCAATGACCTCGTCGGCGGCCTTCATAATGTCTTCATCGTGCTCGACCACTATTACGGTATTACCCAAATCCCGTAGCGATTTCAGTACTTCGATGAGGTTTTCGGTATCTTTTGGGTGCAGGCCAATGCTGGGCTCGTCCAAAATGTACATGGAACCCACCAAACTGCTGCCCAGTGAAGTGGCGAGGTTGATACGCTGGCTCTCACCACCAGAGAGCGTGTTCGATTTTCGGTTGAGGGTGAGATAGCTGAGCCCGACCTTATCGAGAAAATCCAAACGGGTGGTGATTTCCTTCAACAATCGCTTGGCGATTTTTTGGTCGTGGTCTGACAGCTGCAATTCCCCAAAGAAAGGAACCAGTTTTTTGATGGGCAGCTCAATGAGGTCCACAATCGATTTACCATTGATTTTGACATAGGTGGCTTCCTCACGAAGTCGCTTGCCCTTGCAAAGGCTGCATTTCGTCTTTCCACGGTAGCGGGAGAGCATCACTCTGTTTTGGATCTTATAGCTTTTTTCTTCCAACATCGAAAAAAACTCGTTCAATCCAGTGAAATGCTCATTGCCGTCCCAAACCAATTGTTTTTGCTCTTCTGAAAGCTCATACCAAGGCTTGTGGATGGGAAAATCGAATTTATAGGCGGCATTGACCAATTGGTCACGGTACCACGACATGCTCTCGCCCCGCCAAGGGAATACGGCATTCTCATATACCGATAGGGCCGTATTCGGAACCACCAGGTCTTCATCAATACCAATGACATCACCATAGCCCTCACAGCGGGGGCAGGCCCCATACGGATTGTTAAAGCTGAAAAGGTGTACGTTGGGTTCGAGAAACCTCATGCCATCGAGCTCGAACTGATTGCTGAACAATTGTTGTTTGCCAGTTTCCAAATGTTCGACCACGCAACGCCCCTTGCCCTCAAAAAAGGCATTGTCAACGGCATTTGCCAAACGGTTTCGGAAATCTTCATCATCCTTGACCACAATCCTATCCACCACCAAATCGAATTTACGGCCGATCTCTTTTGGTGCCTGGTCGATCCTAACCACTGCACCATCGTATTTGATACGGGCATAGCCCTGTTTTGAGAAGAGTTGCAGTGATTTCTGTACATCCCTGTCTTCGGGTATGGTGATGGGTGCCAACAGCAATAGCTTTGTGCCTTCTTCAAAAGCCACCACATGTTTCACCACATTGGTGACCGTTTGTTTTTTGACCTCTTTGCCCGAGACGGGTGAAATGGTCTTTCCGACACGGGCAAACAGCAGTTTTAGGTAATCGTATATTTCGGTAGTGGTGCCCACGGTAGAACGGGGATTGGTAGAGTTCACCTTTTGCTCAATGGCAATGGCAGGGGCAATTCCTTTTATATAATCGACCTTGGGCTTGTCGAGCTTGCCCAAAAACTGTCGGGCGTACGAAGATAGGCTCTCGACATAACGCCTTTGCCCCTCGGCATATAAAGTATCAAAGGCAAGGCTCGATTTTCCTGAACCCGAAAGACCGGTAATCACAACCAGTTTGTTTCGGGGGATCACCACATCTATATTCTTGAGATTGTGCAGCTTGGCACCTTTTATGATAATATTCTGTTTGGGATCGATATCTTGTAGTGAAATCATTCTTCGAAATTATAAAAAGGGCACAAACAAATAAATGAAATGAAGCAGAAATAGTGCCCACAACTTGCACTTAATAACTAGATTATTAACTTTGACATATAAAATACTGCATATCACAACATAAGTTTCCATCCAAACACCCTAAGTGTCTATATTTGAGGTGTAATTAAAAATCTGATAGGCCTATACAGTAATAATTACTTTTTTAAGATTAAACTAATAACTCTAAGACCTTTCTGAGTAAGGAAGGCCCCTGATTTAACCAAAAAAGTAATTTGTATGGAACTACAGATTGATGACTCGATATTGGTCAAGAACTACATGGATGGCGACGAAAAAGCCCTAGAAACCCTTATCAACCGGCACAACCAGCGAATTTCAAGCTTTATTTATTCAAAAGTATTGGATAGGGATATCACAGAAGATATCTTTCAAGATACCTTTATCAAAGTCATCAAGACCTTGAAGAAGGGCAGATACAGTGAAGAAGGCAAGTTCTTGCCATGGGTGATGCGCATTGCACACAACCTGATCATAGACCACTTTCGCAAGAACAAACGTATGCCAAAATTCGAGGGCAACGATGATTTCAACATTTTTTCTGTTATCAAGGATGACAAGCTGAACGCTGAGAAGCAGCTTATCAAAGACCAAATTGATAGCGACCTTAGCTTGTTGATCGAAGAACTGCCAGAAGACCAGAAAGAAGTCTTGATGATGCGTATCTACAGGGATATGAGCTTCAAGGAAATTTCTGAAAACACCGGCGTAAGCATCAACACGGCTTTGGGAAGAATGCGATATGCGCTGATCAACCTCAGAAAAATAGTGGAAAAGCACAATATCGTTTTAACGAATTAATCGGCAGTAGGTCGAACCGAACAATATTTCATATTTAGCGTCGTTATTTCTTTATAACAATAACGCTGGAATATGGAAGAAATTTACTCTGAGCAACAACAAATCTGTAAGATCACAAAGGCGCGGCCCGAAACGGTCAAGTTTTTGTTAGGATTTTCGAAATCATTTCAAGTTACTGAATATCAGGACATAAAGTTTGAAAATTACTTAAATTAATCAAACTGTAACAAATCACTAAAGCCGCTTTTTTTAGCGGTTTTTTTTGTGCTTGTAGTAGTCGTTGATCGCACTTTTTCTTCCGATGGTCTTGGTAATGATGTCTTTTTCGAGGTTCCATCCCTGGGCCGGTGAATATTCACGCCCGTACCAAATGATCTGAAGGTGCAGTTTGTTCCATTTCTCTTTTGGAAACAGTCTTTTGGCATCTTTTTCGGTCTGTACCACGTTTTTTCCATTTGATAATCCCCAACGGTACATCAACCTGTGAATATGCGTATCTACCGGGAAGGCTGGTATACCAAAGGCCTGCGAGACCACCACACTGGCGGTTTTGTGGCCCACACCGGGCAATTCTTCCAAAAGTTCGATGTCTTCCGGCACCTTTCCACCATACTTTTCAATCAATATTTCTGAAAGTCGGTGAATGGCCTTGGCCTTGGTGGGCGAGAGCCCAACAGGTTTAATGATCTCACGTATTTGCTCGATTGAGAGTTTGACCATCGCGAAGGGGTTATCGGCCTTTTCAAACAGCAGCGGTGTTACTTGGTTGACCTTTACATCGGTACTTTGGGCCGATAGTAACACAGCAATTAATAGCGTATAAGGGTTTTTGTGGTCTAATGGAATGGGGATGGTCGGATAGATTTCATCCAACGTTTTAATAACAAAGGCCGCTTTTTCCGATTTGGTCATATTTTGTTTAATTTTGAATAAAAATAATTAAACACACAGAACATTTATGAAAATGCTTACTGAAGGTGCCAAAGTACCTGATTTTTCTGCAAAAGACCAAGACGGCAATTCCATCAAACTTTCTGATTATAAAGGAAAAAAATTGGTGGTCTTCTTTTACCCCAGGGCAAACACACCGGGTTGCACGGCCGAGGCCTGTAATCTTCGCGATTATTACCAAGAATTGAAAGATGCCGGTTACGAATTATTGGGCGTAAGCGCGGACTCACAAAAAAAACAGGCCAACTTTAAGAATAAATTTGATTTCCCCTTTCCATTATTGGCTGATGAAGACCATACGGTCATAAATGCATTTGGGGTCTGGGGCCCTAAGAAATTTATGGGGCGTGAGTTTGATGGCATTCACCGGACCACATTCATCATCGATGAGGAGGGCACCGTTGAGCGGGTCATTCAAAAAGTAAAGACCAAAGACCACGCAGCACAGATTTTGGAAGGCTAGAAGAAATACCGGGCGCAACTGAAAATCTCGGTTGCGCCCGGTAAAATATGTTTAAAATAATTATTGTACTTCCTCTTTCTTAGGGAGTTCTTTTCGAACGAACAGGTTTTTCTCTTTGATAATCTCGGCAATGCCCTCTGGTAGCATTTCTTCCCAGCCATCTTCCCCATTGATGATTTTCTTGAGCACATCCCTCGAGAAAATGTGCATGATGTCTGGGTCGTAGTCGATAATGTCCATCACCTTGCCGTTGTACTTGAAGAACTTGTACAATTCTTTCATTCTTGGGTGAACCTTCAAGTTGTTGCTGGTCATGATCTGCCCCGTTTCGGGGTCTTTCATGGGGTAGAGGTATACCTTCAGGTCTTTAAAGAACAGTTTTCCGAAGGCCTCCAAAATACCACCACTCAAATGACGGTAGTACTTTTCGTCGAAAATATCAATGAGGTTGTTGACCCCCATCGTAAGGCCAATCCTGTTCTTGGTGTAGTTGCTAAAGTATTCGACCAGTTTATAATATTCTTGAAATTTCGAGATCATTACATAATGGCCCAAAGAACAGAGTAGTTCGGCACGGTCCATAAAATCACGTTCGTCGATTTCGCCCGATGCCTTAAGGTTTGAAAGTGTTATCTCAAAAATGACAATGGTATTTTCATATTCAACGGTCTGCTCGCGTATGAAGATATCATATGATTTCTGGAACATGTCCATATTTACCTTGGTCACCGGCCTAAAACTACCGCGTAGTGCCAAAATGTTCTTTTTGTAGAGCACCGCAGCCGGTAGCAGGTTATTGCCATCAGGGCCGAACATCACCGCATCGGTCATATCGTTTCTAATAAGCTGAAGGCTCATCAAACGGTTGTCAACATCTTTAAAGTTGGGCCCGGTAAAATTGATCATATCAATTTCCAAAGTGTCTTTATCGATATGGTCATAAAGATATTTCAACAGCTTTTTGGGCTTGTTGTATTTAAAAAAGGCTCCATATATAAGATTCACTCCCAAGATACCCAAGGTCTCTTGCTGCAGGCGTGCTTCATTTTGCTTGAAACGTACATGCAAAATAATCTCATCATACTCTTTCTGTTTCGGGTCTAGTTGAAAACGTAGTCCCACCCAGCCGTGACCTTTATAGCGCTTAGAAAAGTCAATGGTGGCCACGGTGTTGGCATAACAGAAAAAGAGGCGGTTTGGGTTTTGCGTGCGATCAATACGCTCCTCCATTAGCCCCATTTCATGCTCCAGCATTTTTTTTAGCCTACTTTGGGTTACGTAACGACCATCTTCTTCGACCCCGTAAATGGCGTCGCTAAAAGCTTTATCGTACGCACTCATGGCCTTGGCTATGGTACCCGAGGCTCCACCGGCCCTAAAAAAATGTCGGGCGGTCTCTTGTCCCGCGCCGATTTCAGCAAAGGTTCCGTAAATGTCTGGGTTCAGATTGATCCTGAGGGTTTTCGCCTTGATCGAGGGAATGTTCTCAAATTCACTTTCCCTGTTGAGAAGTGGTGCCATATGCTGTTGTTTCTGCTCGCAAAGTTAAGAAGTTAGCTAACTTTTTTAAATAAATAAGTTATAATTTTGACTTTTATGGATGACCGACTGAAAGTCACATTTTTAGGTACGGGAACCTCGCAGGGAATTCCGGTAATAGGCAGTCAACATCCTGTTTGCCTGAGCAGCGACCCCAAAGACAAACGGTTGCGGGTTTCGGTCTTGCTTCAGTTCAACGGATGCCATTACGTTATCGACTGCGGACCCGATTTTCGTCAACAGATGTTGGCAAACCCCGTTGACCGGCTCGATGGCATTCTTTTTACACACGAACATGCCGACCATACCGCCGGCATCGATGATATTCGCCCGTTTTTCTTCCGTCAAGGCGATATTCCCATATACGTATCAGAACGTACCATGGCCTCGTTGCGCGTACGGTTCGATTATATTTTTGCCGATACCAACCGTTACCCCGGTGCCCCAGCGGTGCAGGTCAACCTAATCACCAAAGACAAGCCATTTGAACTGGCGGGTGAAAAGGTCTGGCCCATTGAGGCTTGGCACAACAGACTGCCCGTGTTCGGCTACCGTATCAAGGATTTTGCCTATTTGACCGATGTAAAACGGGTAGAGGATACAGAAATGCCAAAATTGAAAAACCTAAAAGTGCTGGTCGTCAATGCGCTTCGCGAAGAGCCCCATCATTCCCATTTTAATTTGGCGGAAGCACTGGCCTTTGCCAACGAAGTCGGTGCCGAACGAACCTATTTCACGCACATTAGCCATTTGTTGGGTTTTCACGCAGATGTGCAGGCAAGATTGCCCAAAAATGTATTTTTGGCCTACGATAATTTAACCATAATGGTATAACGCATCATGAAAAGTAAAATCTACCTATACCTTTTTTTGTTCACGGCACTTATCTGCCTCTATCTTTTGGTTAGCGGAAACAAAATGCAGAACCAGTTGGGCGAACGAAACGTAAAATTGGAGGAAAAAGTGGAACAACTTGAAGATTCACTTCAAAAGATGCAAATGCGGTTGATGGACATGCAGTATTTTGCGCTGGAAAACAACGACGATGCCCTTGCATATTACGACCATCTGAATTTGGAAAACCCCACAAGGTATATTGAGGACAAGTTATTGGAAACCAACGAGCGAAAGGGCAACAACCCATTGGTGCCCTACGAGGGTATGGAAGGCGATTTTAAGATCAACAAGATCAAGGTGTTGAACCACCGTTGGATTGTGGCCGATTTTTCCGATGGCAAATATTGGGGCGATCTGATCATACGCTACGAGTTAAAGGACGATTTGGGGGTCGATTTTGAACTGGTAGATCATTTGCTGTATACGAGGAGCCAGTAAGGGGCATAGGCACCGATCGTATATAGGCAATGTTCTGAGTTGGCCGAAGTAATACAAGTTATTTCTAAAAGAAAATAGTTGGTTTAAGACAGTAAATGCATATTAATTATCTTTGGGAGACTGGATTATGGCTTGTTATAGGAGCCATTGTTGTAGAAGCTTTTTAATTGAAAGGTGGAGGGAAATCGCTAAGTTGTACGGAAGATAGAGTATGCATATTAAAAGTTTTCCACTCCTTATTAAGGTATTTCATTCTACCAATGGCAATGTCACCACTAGATTGGAAATTATCCCAGCCTACAGTTAAGTTTTTCCAATAATCACCTCCTACTCCAAGTAGAAAGTTAGCTTCATTTCTGTCGTCTTCTGATTGAGCATTATCTAGTATTAAACGGGCTTGTACACTTATCCAAACCCCATGAATATTATTTGGATTAATGCTGACACGTCCATTTGATGGCCAAAAATGAAAGTTATATCCGTCTAAAAATTTCACAGAAATTCCACCTGTTTCTTCCTTTAGGATATCAGCTGGAATATTGTCATCATTTTCATAATTTTCAAGATAATGAGCTCCAAAGATGTCAGAAGTAAATATCCATTGTACCCATCTGTTTTCTGAATTAAGATACCAAGCTTGTAAATTTCTAATTTGAATTCTGGAATTATTGGCAGTCATGGGATTTGTATCTCTATATATTTGCCCCCAAGGAATCATAGCAAACCAATCTGATGGTGGATTATTTCCCCAACCAATTCTTGGGTGTTGACTCCAATCAAATTGAGGTGGAAGTCCGTTTAATTGTCCTTCATGAGGTAAAATCATGTCATTTTCTATAGTAGCTAGAGTATTTTGTTGAACAACTTCTTCATTAGTGTTTAACGAGTCAT
This portion of the Flagellimonas lutaonensis genome encodes:
- a CDS encoding nicotinate-nucleotide adenylyltransferase, which gives rise to MAPLLNRESEFENIPSIKAKTLRINLNPDIYGTFAEIGAGQETARHFFRAGGASGTIAKAMSAYDKAFSDAIYGVEEDGRYVTQSRLKKMLEHEMGLMEERIDRTQNPNRLFFCYANTVATIDFSKRYKGHGWVGLRFQLDPKQKEYDEIILHVRFKQNEARLQQETLGILGVNLIYGAFFKYNKPKKLLKYLYDHIDKDTLEIDMINFTGPNFKDVDNRLMSLQLIRNDMTDAVMFGPDGNNLLPAAVLYKKNILALRGSFRPVTKVNMDMFQKSYDIFIREQTVEYENTIVIFEITLSNLKASGEIDERDFMDRAELLCSLGHYVMISKFQEYYKLVEYFSNYTKNRIGLTMGVNNLIDIFDEKYYRHLSGGILEAFGKLFFKDLKVYLYPMKDPETGQIMTSNNLKVHPRMKELYKFFKYNGKVMDIIDYDPDIMHIFSRDVLKKIINGEDGWEEMLPEGIAEIIKEKNLFVRKELPKKEEVQ
- the uvrA gene encoding excinuclease ABC subunit UvrA — protein: MISLQDIDPKQNIIIKGAKLHNLKNIDVVIPRNKLVVITGLSGSGKSSLAFDTLYAEGQRRYVESLSSYARQFLGKLDKPKVDYIKGIAPAIAIEQKVNSTNPRSTVGTTTEIYDYLKLLFARVGKTISPVSGKEVKKQTVTNVVKHVVAFEEGTKLLLLAPITIPEDRDVQKSLQLFSKQGYARIKYDGAVVRIDQAPKEIGRKFDLVVDRIVVKDDEDFRNRLANAVDNAFFEGKGRCVVEHLETGKQQLFSNQFELDGMRFLEPNVHLFSFNNPYGACPRCEGYGDVIGIDEDLVVPNTALSVYENAVFPWRGESMSWYRDQLVNAAYKFDFPIHKPWYELSEEQKQLVWDGNEHFTGLNEFFSMLEEKSYKIQNRVMLSRYRGKTKCSLCKGKRLREEATYVKINGKSIVDLIELPIKKLVPFFGELQLSDHDQKIAKRLLKEITTRLDFLDKVGLSYLTLNRKSNTLSGGESQRINLATSLGSSLVGSMYILDEPSIGLHPKDTENLIEVLKSLRDLGNTVIVVEHDEDIMKAADEVIDIGPEAGTLGGEIVATGPLDEILKSNSLTASYLNGSKEIEVPAERRNSKNYIQVIGARENNLKNINVTFPLNMLTVVTGVSGSGKSTLVKKILYPAILKEIGGYGEKAGQFTKLEGKYAHIKNVEFVDQNPIGRSSRSNPVTYIKAYDDIRALFAAQKLSKIRNYQAKHFSFNVDGGRCDKCKGEGEITVEMQFMADVHLECDVCNGKRFKKDILEVQFEGKNINDVLEMTIDDAIAHFEKYNQPKIVTKLKPLQDVGLGYVTLGQSSSTLSGGEAQRIKLASFLVKGNTKEKALFIFDEPTTGLHFHDINKLLASFNALLEKGHSIIVIEHNIELIKCADYIIDLGPEGGENGGHLVVEGTPEKVVQNKESFTGRYLRDKLF
- a CDS encoding RNA polymerase sigma factor, whose product is MELQIDDSILVKNYMDGDEKALETLINRHNQRISSFIYSKVLDRDITEDIFQDTFIKVIKTLKKGRYSEEGKFLPWVMRIAHNLIIDHFRKNKRMPKFEGNDDFNIFSVIKDDKLNAEKQLIKDQIDSDLSLLIEELPEDQKEVLMMRIYRDMSFKEISENTGVSINTALGRMRYALINLRKIVEKHNIVLTN
- the nth gene encoding endonuclease III — its product is MTKSEKAAFVIKTLDEIYPTIPIPLDHKNPYTLLIAVLLSAQSTDVKVNQVTPLLFEKADNPFAMVKLSIEQIREIIKPVGLSPTKAKAIHRLSEILIEKYGGKVPEDIELLEELPGVGHKTASVVVSQAFGIPAFPVDTHIHRLMYRWGLSNGKNVVQTEKDAKRLFPKEKWNKLHLQIIWYGREYSPAQGWNLEKDIITKTIGRKSAINDYYKHKKNR
- a CDS encoding MBL fold metallo-hydrolase; the protein is MKVTFLGTGTSQGIPVIGSQHPVCLSSDPKDKRLRVSVLLQFNGCHYVIDCGPDFRQQMLANPVDRLDGILFTHEHADHTAGIDDIRPFFFRQGDIPIYVSERTMASLRVRFDYIFADTNRYPGAPAVQVNLITKDKPFELAGEKVWPIEAWHNRLPVFGYRIKDFAYLTDVKRVEDTEMPKLKNLKVLVVNALREEPHHSHFNLAEALAFANEVGAERTYFTHISHLLGFHADVQARLPKNVFLAYDNLTIMV
- the bcp gene encoding thioredoxin-dependent thiol peroxidase, with translation MKMLTEGAKVPDFSAKDQDGNSIKLSDYKGKKLVVFFYPRANTPGCTAEACNLRDYYQELKDAGYELLGVSADSQKKQANFKNKFDFPFPLLADEDHTVINAFGVWGPKKFMGREFDGIHRTTFIIDEEGTVERVIQKVKTKDHAAQILEG
- a CDS encoding DUF5694 domain-containing protein gives rise to the protein MKYLRLPLCLCILAVVIAGCTTKTSQNNSSTDQKTAFDTLKGPSDFYPKERVKVLVVGTFHFEYPGLDAHKTSDENKVDVLKEPKKSELEELVAYIKKFKPNKVVIEARPTWNTMEKFEQYKNGGFTDKRDERFTLGMRIAKDLGLDTLYALDAHSLIRDLYEKDSVLVKELTNKIDGEADDAYWELSKKWLDYEDKIRLKLPLLDYFKRMNSRENHRANYGLYLTGNIGNSDGQAADYLSMWWYNRNLRIFAKLVEITDGPKDRILVIFGNGHAALLRHLFEATPQYEFVEFDSL